A section of the Quatrionicoccus australiensis genome encodes:
- a CDS encoding alpha/beta fold hydrolase has translation MSQLTANGITLEFESFGPSTAPAVLLVMGLGGQMTRWHGALCELLVDRGYRVIRFDNRDCGLSTHFSEQPVPDLRALQRGEPVAVPYTLDDMAADCIGLLDALAIERAHLVGASMGGAIAQIAAARYPQRVLSLTSIMSSSGNPALPPPTPAAAAALFAPLPRVRDRDSIVADSIARYATLESPDFPTPRGQLQKMFENEFDRNFDPRGVGRQLAAIIASGDRRSLLQSIKVPCVVLHGAADQLIPAACGEDVAAGIPGAELRIIAGMGHDFPVALSARFADAICAAAKRAG, from the coding sequence ATGAGCCAGCTCACGGCCAACGGCATCACGCTGGAATTCGAGAGTTTCGGACCGTCGACCGCCCCCGCCGTGCTGCTCGTCATGGGTCTGGGCGGCCAGATGACGCGCTGGCATGGCGCGCTGTGCGAATTGCTGGTCGATCGCGGCTACCGCGTCATCCGCTTCGACAACCGCGACTGCGGACTATCGACGCATTTCAGCGAGCAGCCGGTACCCGACCTGCGCGCCCTGCAGCGCGGCGAGCCGGTTGCCGTGCCGTACACGCTCGATGACATGGCAGCCGACTGCATCGGCCTGCTCGACGCACTCGCCATCGAGCGGGCGCATCTGGTCGGTGCGTCGATGGGCGGCGCCATCGCGCAGATCGCCGCGGCGCGTTACCCGCAACGCGTGCTGTCGCTGACCAGCATCATGTCGAGCAGCGGCAACCCGGCCCTGCCGCCCCCGACGCCGGCCGCTGCCGCGGCGCTGTTCGCCCCGCTGCCCAGGGTGCGCGACCGCGACAGCATCGTTGCCGACAGCATTGCCCGCTACGCGACGCTGGAAAGCCCGGACTTTCCGACGCCACGCGGTCAACTGCAAAAAATGTTCGAAAATGAATTCGACCGCAACTTCGACCCGCGCGGCGTCGGCCGCCAGCTCGCCGCGATCATCGCCAGCGGCGACCGCCGCTCGCTGCTGCAAAGCATCAAGGTGCCCTGCGTCGTCCTGCACGGCGCTGCCGACCAGCTGATTCCGGCGGCCTGCGGCGAAGACGTGGCAGCCGGCATACCCGGCGCCGAACTGCGTATCATCGCCGGCATGGGGCACGACTTTCCGGTCGCACTCAGCGCGCGATTCGCTGACGCCATCTGCGCCGCGGCCAAACGAGCCGGCTGA
- a CDS encoding methyl-accepting chemotaxis protein, which produces MSLPANKASVYSTLLFGITLVVTLPLIYFTNPWFIRELLPALGLSEQAGTTIGIGLILISVYFGQQILSFVIFRDGSAGQARREAALNERMRLVEQAEADVRRQLQAMPAQLSHAHARLADVVTVADAAAQRLGSQLASIDASLGEMDQVVTASLDAATDDASLSEDSARNNGELIAAMHGYVKERIADNAASHNKIQRVVAETRALNEITGLISNISKQTRLLALNAAIEAARAGDAGRGFSVVADEVSKLSGDTDKAVEKISAGIFRVADSIESEFSSRLATEQAAKEQLVLERFAGQLSGLGQSYSELVAAQRAMAGRIHAATGMLAGNCAEALNGIGFAATIKGEVGTVETLLHDLAAQVGQLAASSAERPVPGHAYGARAEASSFPGKLALRAA; this is translated from the coding sequence ATGAGTCTCCCGGCCAACAAAGCCAGCGTTTACAGCACCCTGTTGTTCGGCATCACGCTGGTCGTGACCCTGCCGCTGATCTATTTCACCAATCCCTGGTTCATCCGCGAACTGCTGCCCGCCCTTGGCTTGTCCGAACAGGCCGGCACGACGATAGGCATCGGCTTGATCCTGATTTCGGTCTATTTCGGGCAGCAGATTCTGTCCTTCGTGATCTTTCGTGACGGCTCGGCCGGTCAGGCCAGACGCGAGGCGGCCTTGAACGAGCGGATGCGCCTGGTCGAGCAGGCCGAGGCCGATGTGCGCCGCCAGTTGCAGGCGATGCCGGCGCAGCTCTCTCATGCCCACGCGCGCCTGGCCGACGTGGTGACGGTGGCCGATGCTGCTGCGCAGCGCCTGGGCAGCCAGTTGGCAAGCATCGATGCCAGTCTGGGCGAGATGGATCAGGTGGTGACGGCCTCGCTCGATGCCGCCACCGATGATGCAAGCCTGTCCGAAGACTCGGCCCGCAACAATGGCGAGTTGATCGCCGCCATGCACGGTTACGTCAAGGAACGGATTGCCGACAATGCGGCGAGTCACAACAAGATCCAGCGCGTTGTTGCCGAAACGCGTGCTCTCAACGAGATCACCGGGCTGATTTCCAACATCTCCAAACAGACCCGCCTGCTCGCCCTGAATGCCGCTATCGAGGCGGCGCGGGCGGGCGATGCCGGGCGCGGCTTCTCGGTGGTGGCCGACGAAGTCAGCAAGCTGTCGGGCGACACCGACAAGGCTGTCGAAAAGATTTCGGCCGGCATTTTCCGGGTCGCCGATTCGATCGAGAGCGAATTCTCTTCGCGCCTTGCGACCGAGCAGGCGGCCAAGGAACAGCTCGTGCTCGAACGTTTCGCCGGTCAGTTGAGCGGTCTCGGGCAAAGCTACAGCGAGCTGGTGGCGGCGCAGCGCGCAATGGCCGGGCGTATCCATGCGGCAACCGGGATGCTCGCCGGCAACTGTGCCGAGGCGTTGAATGGCATCGGCTTTGCGGCAACGATCAAGGGCGAGGTCGGCACGGTCGAGACGCTGTTGCATGACCTGGCGGCTCAGGTCGGACAGCTGGCCGCGAGCTCAGCCGAGCGCCCGGTGCCGGGCCATGCCTATGGCGCAAGGGCCGAGGCTAGCAGTTTTCCGGGCAAACTGGCCCTGCGCGCCGCCTGA
- a CDS encoding cation acetate symporter, whose product MKRSLIALIAGSLLAVSFTVFAAGGAIEGVEKQPINVSAIAMFMIFVLATLGITKWAAGKTKTTADFYTAGGGITGFQNGLAIAGDYMSAATLLGITSMVYFKGYDGFVYAVCFFVGWPIILFMMAERLRNLGKFTFADIASYRLDQNRIRTFAAIGSLTVVCFYLIVQMVGAGQLIQLLFGLEYNYAVVVVGLLMMVYVTFGGMTATTWVQIIKACLLLGGGITLMLLTLSQFGWSLDNLFSKAIESHKLGEKMMAPGSLMADPVSAFSLSLGLLFGTAGLPHIMMRFFTVPNAKEARKSVFYATGFIGLFFLVTIILGAGAITIVGTNGAFFEGGQVGGKLIGGNNMPVMHLAKAVGGDIFLGFLSAVAFATILAVVSGLALAGASAISHDLYARVIKKGTATSAQEMKVTRFASVGLGLTAIALGIAFKDQNVLFLVALAFGVASSVNFPVLILSMYWKGLTTRGALWGGIAGLVSSVGLVVLSPTVWVKILGNKAAIFPYDHPAIVSMTLAFFVTWLLSVTDKSVRANKEKEAYEEQYIRAQTGLGASAASDH is encoded by the coding sequence ATGAAGCGCTCCCTTATCGCACTGATCGCCGGCAGCCTGCTGGCGGTCTCTTTTACCGTCTTTGCTGCCGGCGGCGCCATCGAAGGTGTCGAAAAGCAGCCGATCAACGTCAGCGCCATCGCCATGTTCATGATCTTCGTGCTGGCCACGCTCGGCATCACCAAGTGGGCGGCCGGCAAGACCAAGACAACGGCTGACTTCTACACGGCTGGCGGCGGCATCACCGGCTTCCAGAATGGCCTGGCTATTGCCGGTGACTACATGTCGGCGGCGACCCTGCTCGGTATTACCTCGATGGTCTACTTCAAGGGCTACGACGGTTTTGTTTATGCCGTCTGCTTCTTCGTTGGCTGGCCGATCATCCTGTTCATGATGGCGGAACGCCTGCGTAATCTCGGCAAGTTCACCTTTGCCGATATCGCCTCCTACCGCCTCGACCAGAACCGCATCCGCACTTTCGCGGCCATCGGTTCGCTGACTGTCGTCTGCTTCTACCTGATCGTCCAGATGGTCGGTGCCGGCCAGTTGATCCAGCTGCTCTTCGGTCTGGAGTACAACTATGCCGTGGTGGTGGTTGGCCTGCTCATGATGGTGTACGTCACCTTCGGCGGCATGACGGCAACGACCTGGGTGCAGATCATCAAGGCCTGCCTGCTGCTCGGCGGCGGTATCACGCTGATGCTGCTGACCTTGTCGCAATTTGGCTGGTCGCTGGACAACCTGTTCTCGAAGGCTATTGAATCGCACAAGCTGGGCGAAAAGATGATGGCGCCGGGTTCGCTCATGGCTGATCCGGTCTCTGCCTTCTCACTGTCGCTTGGCCTGCTTTTCGGTACTGCCGGCCTGCCGCACATCATGATGCGCTTCTTCACCGTGCCGAACGCCAAGGAAGCCCGCAAGTCGGTGTTCTACGCGACCGGCTTCATCGGCCTGTTCTTCCTCGTCACCATCATTCTCGGTGCCGGGGCGATCACCATCGTCGGTACCAATGGGGCCTTCTTCGAAGGCGGCCAGGTCGGTGGCAAGCTGATCGGCGGCAACAACATGCCGGTCATGCACCTGGCCAAGGCCGTCGGCGGTGACATCTTCCTCGGCTTCCTGTCGGCTGTCGCCTTCGCCACCATCCTGGCCGTTGTGTCCGGTCTGGCCCTGGCTGGCGCCTCGGCGATCTCGCATGACTTGTATGCCCGCGTGATCAAGAAGGGTACGGCGACCAGTGCGCAGGAAATGAAGGTCACCCGCTTTGCTTCCGTTGGCCTGGGTCTCACCGCCATCGCGCTCGGCATCGCCTTCAAGGATCAGAACGTGCTGTTCCTCGTCGCGCTCGCCTTCGGCGTCGCCTCGTCGGTCAACTTCCCGGTCCTCATCCTGTCCATGTACTGGAAGGGTCTGACCACCCGTGGCGCGCTGTGGGGCGGTATTGCCGGCCTGGTGTCGTCGGTTGGTCTGGTTGTCCTGTCGCCGACCGTGTGGGTCAAGATTCTCGGCAACAAGGCCGCGATCTTCCCGTACGACCACCCGGCCATCGTTTCGATGACGCTCGCCTTCTTTGTCACCTGGCTGCTGTCGGTTACCGACAAGAGCGTGCGTGCCAACAAGGAGAAGGAAGCCTACGAAGAGCAGTACATCCGTGCCCAGACCGGTCTTGGCGCTTCGGCCGCATCGGATCACTAA
- a CDS encoding acyl-CoA dehydrogenase C-terminal domain-containing protein, producing MSIYTAPLRDMQFVLNEVAGLEEICALPGNEECSVELVESILDEASKFATGVLDPINRVGDRTGHVCKDGVVTTAPGFKEAYKLFIETGWNSMPFSPEFGGQGLPAVVSMAVNEMWKGANMAFGLCPMLTGGAIEAIAHHASEELKQKYLHKMVEGTWTGTMNLTEPAAGSDLAAISTKAKPAGDGSFLVTGTKIFITWGEHDVAENIIHLVLARLPDAPPGLKGISLFIVPKFLVNEDGSLGKRNDLICSSIEHKLGIHGSPTAVMSYGDNEGAVGYLVGEENKGIGYMFTMMNHARVNVGLEGVGIAERAYQHALWYARERVQGKIIGDKSADKKTILHHPDVRRLLMECKARTEAMRTLAYYAAANIDKAHAGDAAAQSRVDLLTPVVKGWSTEQGVELSSTALQVFGGVGFVEETGAAQYYRDSRITTIYEGTTAIQANDLVGRKLAREKVPGAAMKTLIAEMSATVEEIAGDAQLAGIAANLKNGIAALSTATDWIIANYESAPAAVHAGSVPFLKLTGIVVGGWLMAKSAAIAVKHIAAGSTDDFYKAKLATATYFAAHQLPFAAAYSAEMTGGSDSVFALPENLF from the coding sequence ATGAGTATCTATACCGCCCCGCTGCGCGACATGCAGTTCGTCCTCAATGAAGTCGCCGGTCTCGAAGAGATCTGTGCGCTGCCCGGCAACGAGGAATGCTCGGTCGAACTGGTCGAGTCCATTCTCGACGAAGCCAGCAAGTTCGCCACCGGCGTGCTCGACCCGATCAACCGCGTCGGCGACCGTACCGGTCACGTCTGCAAGGATGGCGTCGTGACCACGGCGCCCGGCTTCAAGGAAGCCTACAAGCTGTTTATCGAAACCGGCTGGAACTCGATGCCTTTCTCGCCCGAGTTCGGCGGTCAGGGTCTGCCGGCTGTCGTCTCGATGGCGGTCAACGAAATGTGGAAGGGCGCCAACATGGCCTTCGGCCTGTGCCCGATGCTGACCGGCGGCGCCATTGAAGCGATCGCCCACCACGCCTCCGAAGAACTGAAGCAGAAGTACCTGCACAAGATGGTCGAAGGTACCTGGACCGGTACCATGAACCTGACCGAGCCGGCTGCCGGCTCCGATCTGGCGGCCATTTCCACCAAGGCCAAGCCGGCTGGCGATGGCAGCTTCCTGGTCACCGGCACCAAGATCTTCATCACCTGGGGCGAGCATGACGTCGCCGAGAACATCATTCACCTCGTGCTGGCCCGCCTGCCGGATGCGCCGCCGGGACTGAAGGGCATCTCGCTGTTCATCGTGCCGAAGTTCCTGGTTAACGAAGACGGCTCGCTCGGCAAGCGCAACGACCTGATCTGTTCCTCGATCGAGCACAAGCTCGGCATCCACGGCAGCCCGACCGCCGTCATGTCCTATGGCGACAACGAAGGCGCCGTCGGCTACCTGGTCGGCGAAGAGAACAAGGGTATCGGCTACATGTTCACGATGATGAACCATGCTCGCGTCAATGTCGGCCTCGAAGGCGTCGGCATCGCCGAGCGCGCCTACCAGCATGCGCTGTGGTACGCCCGTGAGCGCGTCCAGGGCAAGATCATCGGCGACAAGTCGGCCGACAAGAAGACCATCCTGCATCACCCGGATGTGCGTCGCTTGCTGATGGAATGCAAGGCCCGTACCGAAGCCATGCGCACGCTGGCTTACTACGCCGCCGCCAATATCGACAAGGCCCACGCCGGCGATGCCGCCGCCCAGTCGCGCGTCGATCTGCTGACGCCGGTCGTCAAGGGCTGGAGCACGGAGCAGGGCGTCGAGCTGTCGTCGACCGCGCTGCAGGTGTTCGGTGGTGTCGGTTTCGTCGAAGAAACCGGTGCCGCGCAGTACTACCGCGATTCGCGCATCACCACCATCTACGAAGGTACGACGGCCATTCAGGCCAACGACCTGGTCGGTCGCAAGCTGGCCCGCGAAAAGGTGCCGGGTGCAGCGATGAAGACCTTGATTGCCGAAATGTCGGCAACGGTTGAAGAAATCGCAGGTGATGCACAGTTGGCCGGCATTGCCGCCAATCTGAAAAACGGCATTGCAGCACTGTCGACCGCTACCGACTGGATCATCGCCAACTACGAGAGCGCCCCGGCCGCCGTGCATGCCGGTTCCGTGCCCTTCCTGAAGCTGACCGGCATTGTCGTCGGCGGCTGGCTGATGGCCAAGTCGGCCGCGATTGCCGTCAAGCACATTGCTGCCGGCAGCACGGATGACTTCTACAAGGCCAAGCTGGCCACGGCGACTTACTTTGCCGCGCACCAGCTGCCGTTCGCCGCCGCTTACTCGGCCGAAATGACCGGTGGCAGCGACTCGGTCTTCGCCCTGCCGGAAAACCTGTTCTAA
- a CDS encoding electron transfer flavoprotein subunit beta/FixA family protein, whose amino-acid sequence MKILVPVKRVVDYNVKVRVKADGSGVDLANVKMSMNPFDEIAVEEAVRLKEAGIATEVIAVSCGVAACQETLRTAMAIGADRGILVDCGDVDLQPLAVAKLLKALCDKEAPGLVICGKQAIDDDANQTGQMLAALAGWPQATFASKVVIADGKATVTREIDGGLETLAISLPAVVSTDLRLNEPRYATLPNIMKAKKKSLDTVKPADLGVDVAPRLSTLKVAEPAKRSAGVMVADVAELVNKLKNEAKVIA is encoded by the coding sequence CGGGTGGTTGATTACAACGTGAAGGTCCGCGTCAAGGCGGATGGTTCAGGCGTCGACCTGGCCAACGTCAAGATGAGCATGAACCCGTTTGACGAAATCGCGGTTGAAGAAGCGGTGCGTCTGAAGGAAGCCGGCATTGCGACGGAAGTGATCGCGGTGTCGTGTGGTGTGGCCGCCTGCCAGGAAACCCTGCGCACGGCGATGGCGATCGGTGCCGATCGCGGCATCCTGGTCGATTGCGGTGATGTCGACCTGCAGCCGCTGGCCGTGGCCAAGCTGTTGAAGGCACTGTGCGACAAGGAAGCGCCGGGCCTGGTCATCTGCGGCAAGCAGGCGATCGACGACGATGCCAATCAGACCGGCCAGATGCTCGCCGCACTCGCCGGCTGGCCGCAAGCCACCTTTGCCTCGAAGGTTGTCATTGCCGACGGCAAAGCCACGGTCACCCGTGAAATCGACGGCGGCCTGGAAACCCTGGCCATTTCCTTGCCTGCGGTGGTGTCGACCGATCTGCGCCTGAACGAGCCGCGCTACGCGACCCTGCCCAACATCATGAAAGCCAAGAAGAAGTCGCTCGACACCGTCAAGCCGGCCGACCTCGGCGTCGATGTCGCCCCGCGCCTGAGCACGCTGAAAGTGGCCGAACCGGCCAAGCGCAGCGCCGGCGTGATGGTCGCCGATGTCGCCGAACTGGTGAACAAACTCAAGAACGAAGCCAAGGTAATCGCGTGA
- the clpX gene encoding ATP-dependent Clp protease ATP-binding subunit ClpX, with the protein MPTLLKPSEIFQRLSEHVVGQDAAKKTLAVAIYAHFRRMAANTVDSVELSKSNILLIGPTGTGKTLLCETLARILDVPFVTADATSLAQTQFVGDEIEAILHRLLDRAGDDLERAQRGIVFVDEVDKLKAAGGDARATSGESVQHALLKIMEGAPVRLRDGRHIDTTHILFICGGAFVGLDKILTKTHSFGFISTSGDDDRNILERLNARIKPTDLLEFGLIPEFAGRLPIVTRLQDLSQEMLVRIMTEPKNAIAKQFTAMLQADGVSLEIAPLVFEQIAELAIEYKAGARSLRGIFEEMMADILYAIPDNPAIRSVSIRSLFEPPLIASA; encoded by the coding sequence ATGCCCACCCTGCTCAAACCCAGCGAAATCTTCCAGCGGCTCTCCGAGCACGTGGTCGGCCAGGACGCCGCCAAGAAGACACTGGCCGTCGCCATCTACGCCCACTTTCGCCGCATGGCGGCCAACACGGTCGACAGCGTCGAACTGAGCAAAAGCAACATCCTGCTGATCGGCCCGACCGGCACCGGCAAGACCCTGCTCTGCGAAACCCTGGCGCGCATCCTCGACGTGCCCTTCGTCACCGCCGATGCCACCTCGCTCGCCCAGACGCAGTTCGTCGGCGACGAGATCGAAGCCATCCTGCACCGCCTGCTCGACCGCGCCGGTGACGATCTCGAACGCGCCCAGCGCGGCATTGTCTTCGTCGATGAGGTCGACAAGCTCAAGGCGGCCGGCGGCGACGCGCGCGCCACGTCGGGCGAGAGCGTCCAGCATGCCCTGCTCAAGATCATGGAAGGCGCACCGGTGCGCCTGCGCGACGGCCGTCACATCGATACCACGCACATCCTGTTCATCTGCGGCGGCGCCTTCGTCGGCCTCGACAAGATCCTGACCAAGACGCACAGCTTCGGCTTCATCTCGACCTCGGGCGACGACGACCGCAACATCCTCGAGCGCCTGAATGCCCGCATCAAGCCGACCGACCTGCTCGAGTTCGGCCTGATCCCGGAATTCGCCGGCCGTCTGCCGATCGTCACCCGTCTGCAGGACCTGTCGCAGGAAATGCTGGTGCGCATCATGACCGAACCGAAAAACGCCATCGCCAAGCAGTTCACCGCCATGCTGCAGGCCGACGGCGTCTCGCTGGAAATCGCGCCGCTCGTCTTCGAGCAGATCGCCGAACTGGCGATCGAATACAAGGCCGGGGCGCGCAGCCTGCGCGGCATCTTCGAGGAAATGATGGCCGACATTCTGTATGCGATCCCGGACAACCCGGCGATCCGCAGCGTCAGCATCCGCTCGCTGTTCGAGCCGCCGCTGATCGCCAGCGCATGA
- a CDS encoding DUF485 domain-containing protein → MSQNTIQTKIRANPKFAELVGKRTRFAIILSLIVLVPYYTFMFLVSTQPQLFASKLAEGGVMTIGWPIAALIIVGGWLLTGVYVNRANGEFDSITEEVLKEARK, encoded by the coding sequence ATGTCACAAAATACTATCCAGACAAAGATTCGGGCCAACCCGAAATTTGCCGAACTTGTCGGCAAGCGCACCCGCTTCGCCATCATTCTGTCGCTTATCGTGCTGGTGCCTTACTACACCTTCATGTTCCTCGTCTCCACCCAGCCGCAATTGTTTGCGAGCAAGCTGGCTGAAGGCGGCGTCATGACCATTGGTTGGCCGATTGCTGCACTGATCATCGTTGGCGGCTGGCTGCTGACCGGTGTTTACGTCAACCGTGCCAACGGCGAGTTCGACAGCATTACCGAAGAAGTGCTCAAGGAGGCCCGCAAATGA
- the minE gene encoding cell division topological specificity factor MinE: MSWLQKLFGNQPKTAHLAKERLQLIIAHERDGGGSSANFLPDLQRELIAVISKYVKVNPDDIRVSLEKQDRYEVLEVNIVLPEKG; this comes from the coding sequence ATGTCCTGGCTCCAGAAACTCTTCGGCAACCAGCCGAAAACCGCCCACCTGGCAAAGGAACGCCTGCAACTGATCATCGCGCACGAACGCGATGGCGGCGGCAGCAGCGCCAATTTCCTGCCCGACCTGCAGCGCGAACTGATCGCCGTGATCTCCAAGTACGTCAAGGTCAATCCCGACGACATCCGCGTCTCGCTGGAAAAGCAGGACCGCTACGAGGTCCTCGAAGTCAATATCGTGCTTCCCGAAAAGGGCTGA
- a CDS encoding electron transfer flavoprotein-ubiquinone oxidoreductase, which yields MRTDRDAMEYDVVIVGGGPSGLSSAIRIKQLAEQAGKEVSVCLLEKGSEIGAHILSGAVLEPHALAELFPDWQERGAPLNTPAGEDRLLFLTESGSYKLPTPPQMGNHGNYIISLGNLARWLGEQAEALGVEIYPGFAAAEVLYHEDGSVKGVATGDLGIGKDGQPGHNFQPGMELHAKQTIFAEGCRGSLTKTLFEKFSLRDGVDPQTYGIGIKELWEVDPAKHQPGLIVHSVGWPLTSDTYGGSFLYHLENNLVAIGMVVGLDYKNPWLSPYEEFQRYKTHPAIRGFFEGGRRISYGARALSEGGFQSVPKLSFPGGLLIGDTAGFLNVPKIKGTHMAMKSGMVAAEAVFEHLGKENAGSEATEYSELIKKSWLWDELYKVRNIRPAFKWGLFGALAYGAVDTFLFGGKAPWTLHHHDDHTQLADKNSQPKIVYPKPDGQLTFDRLSSVFLSATNHEENQQCHLRLKDESVAISVNYAKYGSPETRYCPAGVYEILGEDEGKPRLQINGQNCLHCKTCDIKDPTQNINWTVPEGGGGPNYPNM from the coding sequence ATGCGCACTGATCGCGATGCAATGGAATACGACGTCGTGATTGTTGGTGGCGGCCCCTCCGGGCTGTCGTCGGCGATCCGCATCAAACAGTTGGCCGAGCAGGCCGGCAAGGAAGTCTCGGTCTGTCTGCTGGAGAAAGGTTCCGAGATTGGCGCCCACATTCTGTCCGGCGCCGTGCTCGAACCGCATGCGCTGGCCGAACTCTTCCCGGACTGGCAGGAACGCGGTGCGCCGCTCAACACGCCGGCCGGTGAAGATCGCCTGCTGTTCCTGACCGAAAGCGGTTCGTACAAGCTGCCGACGCCGCCGCAGATGGGCAATCACGGCAACTACATCATCAGCCTCGGCAACCTCGCCCGCTGGCTCGGTGAACAGGCGGAAGCGCTTGGCGTCGAGATCTATCCTGGCTTCGCCGCCGCCGAAGTGCTCTACCACGAGGATGGCTCGGTCAAGGGCGTCGCCACCGGCGATCTCGGCATCGGCAAGGATGGCCAGCCCGGCCACAATTTCCAGCCGGGCATGGAACTGCACGCCAAGCAAACCATCTTCGCCGAAGGCTGCCGCGGTTCGCTGACCAAGACGTTGTTCGAAAAATTCAGTCTGCGCGATGGCGTCGATCCGCAAACCTACGGCATCGGCATCAAGGAACTGTGGGAAGTCGATCCGGCGAAACACCAACCGGGGCTGATCGTGCACTCGGTAGGCTGGCCGCTGACCTCGGACACTTACGGCGGCTCCTTCCTCTATCACCTGGAAAACAACCTGGTCGCCATCGGCATGGTGGTCGGTCTCGACTACAAGAATCCGTGGCTGTCGCCCTACGAGGAATTCCAGCGCTACAAGACGCATCCGGCGATCCGCGGCTTCTTCGAAGGTGGCCGCCGGATTTCCTACGGCGCCCGTGCGCTGTCGGAAGGCGGCTTCCAGTCGGTGCCGAAACTGAGCTTCCCGGGCGGTCTGCTGATCGGCGATACCGCCGGCTTCCTCAACGTGCCGAAGATCAAGGGCACGCACATGGCGATGAAGTCGGGCATGGTCGCGGCCGAAGCCGTCTTCGAACATCTCGGCAAGGAAAATGCCGGCAGCGAAGCCACGGAATATTCGGAGCTGATCAAGAAGTCGTGGCTGTGGGACGAGCTCTACAAGGTGCGCAACATCCGTCCGGCCTTCAAGTGGGGCCTGTTCGGCGCGCTCGCCTATGGCGCCGTCGATACTTTCCTGTTTGGCGGCAAGGCACCGTGGACGCTGCATCACCACGACGACCACACGCAGCTCGCCGACAAGAACAGCCAGCCGAAGATCGTCTATCCGAAGCCGGACGGTCAACTCACTTTTGACCGCCTTTCTTCGGTCTTCCTCTCGGCCACCAACCACGAGGAAAACCAGCAGTGCCATCTGCGCCTGAAGGATGAAAGCGTCGCGATCAGCGTCAATTACGCCAAGTACGGTTCGCCGGAAACGCGTTATTGCCCGGCCGGCGTCTATGAAATCCTCGGCGAGGATGAAGGCAAGCCGCGCCTGCAGATCAACGGGCAGAACTGCCTGCACTGCAAGACCTGCGACATCAAGGACCCGACCCAGAACATCAACTGGACGGTGCCGGAAGGTGGCGGCGGGCCGAACTACCCGAACATGTAA
- a CDS encoding electron transfer flavoprotein subunit alpha/FixB family protein — MPILVIAEHDQQSLKAATLNTVAAAAKIGGDIHVLVAGSNCAAAAQQAAGLQGVAKVKVADAAQYASQTAENLTALVIANAAGYSHILAPATTFGKNLLPRVAALLDVAQISEITGVEAADTFVRPIYAGNALATVKSADAVKVITVRTTAFDAVNAGNNAEIESIAAAADTNQTQLTHRELTKSERPELGAAKIIVSGGRGLGSGENYHQLLEPLADKLGAALGASRAAVDAGFVPNDYQVGQTGKIVAPQLYIAVGISGAIQHLAGMKDSKVIVAINKDPDAPIFQVADYGLVGDLFEVVPQLAAAV; from the coding sequence ATGCCAATATTAGTTATCGCTGAACACGACCAGCAAAGCCTGAAGGCGGCCACCCTGAACACCGTCGCCGCTGCCGCCAAGATCGGTGGCGACATCCACGTGCTGGTCGCCGGCAGCAATTGTGCCGCCGCCGCGCAGCAAGCCGCCGGCCTGCAAGGCGTCGCCAAGGTCAAGGTCGCCGATGCCGCGCAATACGCCAGCCAGACGGCCGAGAACCTGACTGCGCTGGTCATCGCCAACGCCGCCGGCTACAGCCATATCCTGGCGCCGGCCACGACCTTCGGCAAGAACCTGCTGCCGCGCGTCGCCGCGCTGCTCGACGTTGCCCAGATCTCGGAAATCACCGGCGTCGAAGCCGCTGACACCTTCGTGCGCCCGATCTACGCCGGCAACGCGCTGGCCACGGTAAAGAGCGCCGATGCGGTCAAGGTGATCACCGTGCGTACCACCGCCTTCGACGCCGTCAACGCCGGAAACAATGCCGAAATTGAAAGCATCGCTGCTGCCGCCGATACCAACCAGACGCAACTGACCCACCGCGAACTGACCAAGTCGGAACGCCCGGAACTCGGCGCCGCCAAGATCATCGTCTCCGGCGGGCGTGGCCTGGGCAGCGGCGAGAACTATCACCAGCTGCTCGAGCCGCTTGCTGACAAGCTCGGCGCTGCGCTCGGTGCCTCCCGCGCCGCGGTCGATGCCGGCTTCGTACCGAACGACTATCAAGTCGGCCAGACCGGCAAGATCGTCGCGCCGCAGCTCTACATCGCGGTCGGCATCTCGGGTGCGATCCAGCACCTGGCCGGCATGAAGGATTCGAAGGTGATCGTTGCGATCAACAAGGATCCGGATGCGCCGATCTTCCAGGTCGCCGATTACGGCCTGGTCGGTGACCTGTTTGAAGTTGTGCCGCAACTGGCGGCTGCTGTTTAA